One genomic segment of Rivularia sp. PCC 7116 includes these proteins:
- a CDS encoding DUF928 domain-containing protein yields MKNNLQKIQITAALLASILVNLTFYKAIKAQSLSSNSSSISFTAPPPPPNRSGAGNRGAAASRGCGSDTQSLMALVPDYEETIKVQGDNIPVTKIWGLTTSDYPTFWFFVPYDKSSITKLEFVIKDESQKPSKTVYRTLLNKPEKPGIIRVSTNKAIKPLQANETNYHWFLKVKYKCSPEKPEQVEAVDGWIQRTKLNSTFTQRLASATPLQRAALYAEKGIWYDSLSALAELRLSKPQNAPVIAGWESLLKSEELDSFANYPLVNCCQATSPISTSK; encoded by the coding sequence ATGAAAAATAATTTACAAAAAATACAAATTACAGCTGCTTTATTAGCAAGTATTTTAGTTAATCTAACTTTCTATAAAGCAATCAAAGCACAATCATTGAGTTCAAACAGTAGCTCAATTAGCTTTACTGCGCCACCGCCGCCACCGAATCGCAGTGGTGCGGGAAACCGTGGAGCAGCGGCTAGTAGAGGATGCGGTAGCGATACACAATCTTTGATGGCATTGGTTCCCGACTACGAAGAAACTATTAAAGTGCAAGGAGACAATATTCCAGTAACTAAAATTTGGGGTTTAACAACCAGTGATTATCCTACTTTTTGGTTTTTTGTTCCTTATGATAAATCATCTATTACAAAGCTGGAGTTTGTTATCAAAGATGAGTCCCAAAAACCAAGTAAAACTGTATATCGAACTTTATTAAATAAACCAGAAAAACCGGGAATAATTCGCGTTTCGACAAATAAAGCTATTAAGCCACTGCAAGCCAACGAAACTAACTATCATTGGTTTTTGAAAGTAAAATATAAGTGTAGTCCAGAAAAACCAGAACAAGTAGAAGCTGTTGATGGATGGATTCAACGGACTAAACTAAATTCTACTTTTACACAGCGTCTCGCTTCAGCAACACCTCTGCAACGAGCAGCGCTTTACGCGGAAAAAGGGATTTGGTACGATTCCCTGAGTGCTTTAGCAGAACTTCGTCTTAGTAAACCTCAGAATGCTCCAGTAATAGCAGGCTGGGAAAGTTTGCTCAAATCGGAAGAATTAGATAGTTTCGCAAACTATCCCCTTGTTAATTGCTGTCAAGCTACAAGTCCAATTTCCACATCAAAATAA
- a CDS encoding CHASE2 domain-containing protein has product MSKLVILKLGEGDFEQGFPVILQIGDENARPNSEITGKLPPNPEITNDYFRWQSIYRHLRLPSRIKGISKKVHRTPTLEECQQATEDFKIRFNNWLTSDCFRPIREKLLEKLTSEDDIRILIQTKDFRLQKLPWHLWDLLERYPKAEIALSACSYEQVNKTEFTNDKVKILAILGNSEGIDTQTDRNILEQLPNADITFLVEPERKHINNQLWEQNWQILFFAGHSATLENETGRIHINQTESLTISELKYALKKAVARGLQLAIFNSCDGLGLAREFADLHIPEIIVMREPVPDAVAQEFLKYFLEKFAKGEPLYLAVREARERLQGLENKFPCATWLPVICQNPAQVPLSWQDLYTVAKSDTDISASLSASDREETPKKSPEEPAKKPISSWLRLSWIFPISIAMTGLLMGVRYLGMLQPLEIKAFDQLMQMRPTEEPDSRLLVVSVTEDDVRAQQSEKRRGSLSDKFLHKLLEKLESYQPAAIGLDIYRDYPANKDYPELAKRMQNSRFVGVCKVSDSEGKYGVAPPPELHQNNLGFSDILLDNDSIVRRHYLSLDPPPASACNTYYALSVQLALRYLQNKGINLEFPDKQTWQLGKLKFKLLEARTGGYQGINALGHQILLNYRHSPSPENIVRQITLGDVLAGKLNPKAVEGKIVLIGTTAHTFKDYSLTPYTEQGKAKTIPGVILQAQMVSQLLSAALNGRPLLWSLPIWGEAIWVFGWSFTGGLLAWYLRKPIYLVLGVGGGLIILYGSSLILLSSNGCWVPLVPPAIALFCTTVVFKQLTVRSEQ; this is encoded by the coding sequence ATGAGCAAATTAGTCATCTTAAAGTTAGGAGAAGGAGACTTTGAACAAGGCTTCCCTGTTATCCTGCAAATAGGTGACGAAAATGCCCGCCCGAATTCGGAAATTACGGGAAAGCTTCCTCCAAATCCAGAAATTACAAACGATTATTTCCGATGGCAATCTATTTACCGTCACCTCAGATTACCATCCCGGATTAAAGGTATATCAAAGAAAGTTCATCGAACTCCTACTTTGGAAGAATGCCAACAAGCAACTGAAGATTTTAAAATACGTTTCAATAATTGGCTAACCTCCGATTGCTTTCGTCCCATCCGCGAGAAACTTCTAGAAAAACTCACATCTGAAGATGATATCCGCATACTTATCCAAACCAAAGATTTTCGACTGCAAAAACTCCCCTGGCATCTTTGGGACTTGTTAGAACGCTATCCCAAGGCAGAAATTGCTTTGAGTGCTTGTAGTTACGAGCAAGTCAATAAAACTGAATTTACTAATGACAAAGTTAAAATATTGGCTATCTTGGGCAACAGCGAGGGAATTGATACCCAAACTGACCGCAATATTTTAGAGCAGTTACCGAATGCAGACATCACTTTTTTAGTAGAACCAGAACGCAAGCATATTAATAATCAGTTGTGGGAACAGAATTGGCAGATTTTATTTTTTGCCGGACATAGCGCCACTCTTGAAAACGAAACTGGAAGAATTCACATAAATCAAACTGAAAGTCTGACAATTAGCGAATTAAAATATGCTTTGAAAAAAGCGGTTGCAAGAGGTTTGCAATTAGCGATTTTCAACTCCTGCGACGGTTTGGGATTGGCAAGGGAATTCGCAGATTTACATATTCCTGAAATTATTGTCATGCGCGAACCCGTACCCGATGCAGTCGCGCAAGAATTTTTAAAGTATTTTCTGGAGAAGTTTGCCAAGGGAGAACCTTTATATTTAGCTGTAAGAGAAGCAAGGGAAAGGTTACAAGGATTGGAAAATAAATTTCCTTGCGCCACATGGTTACCTGTCATTTGTCAAAACCCTGCCCAAGTGCCTTTATCTTGGCAAGATTTATATACTGTAGCTAAAAGCGATACCGATATTTCTGCATCTTTATCAGCTAGCGATCGCGAAGAAACTCCTAAAAAATCTCCTGAAGAACCTGCTAAAAAACCAATTTCTAGCTGGCTTCGTTTATCATGGATATTTCCTATTAGTATTGCGATGACTGGATTACTAATGGGAGTCCGATATCTGGGAATGCTGCAACCTCTAGAAATAAAAGCATTCGATCAATTGATGCAGATGCGTCCCACCGAAGAACCAGATTCCCGTTTGTTGGTGGTGAGCGTAACTGAAGACGATGTACGGGCACAGCAATCAGAAAAAAGAAGGGGTTCTTTGTCTGATAAATTTCTTCACAAATTGTTAGAAAAATTAGAGTCATATCAACCAGCAGCGATTGGTTTAGATATATACAGAGATTATCCAGCAAATAAAGATTATCCCGAATTAGCAAAACGGATGCAAAATAGCCGCTTTGTAGGAGTTTGTAAAGTTAGTGATTCTGAAGGTAAATATGGTGTGGCTCCACCTCCGGAACTACATCAGAATAATTTAGGTTTTAGCGATATTCTTTTAGATAATGACAGCATAGTACGTCGGCATTATTTATCGTTAGATCCTCCTCCTGCTTCTGCATGTAATACTTACTATGCTTTGAGCGTGCAATTAGCTTTACGCTATCTTCAGAATAAAGGAATTAATTTAGAGTTTCCCGATAAACAAACATGGCAATTAGGTAAGCTAAAATTCAAACTTTTAGAAGCCCGTACTGGAGGATATCAGGGAATTAATGCCCTCGGGCACCAAATTTTACTGAATTACCGTCATTCTCCATCCCCAGAAAATATTGTTCGACAAATTACTTTAGGTGATGTGCTAGCAGGTAAACTAAACCCCAAAGCAGTTGAAGGTAAAATAGTTCTCATTGGTACAACTGCACATACTTTTAAAGATTATTCTTTGACTCCCTATACCGAACAAGGAAAAGCAAAAACCATACCGGGAGTTATTTTACAAGCGCAGATGGTGAGTCAATTACTGAGTGCTGCATTAAATGGAAGACCTTTATTATGGAGTTTACCGATATGGGGTGAAGCAATTTGGGTTTTTGGTTGGTCATTCACTGGTGGTTTGCTGGCTTGGTACTTGCGAAAACCGATTTATTTAGTATTGGGAGTTGGGGGAGGATTGATTATTTTATATGGTAGCAGTCTGATTTTATTAAGTTCTAACGGCTGCTGGGTTCCTTTAGTTCCCCCCGCCATCGCTTTATTCTGTACTACGGTAGTCTTTAAACAGTTAACAGTTCGCAGTGAACAGTGA